The following are encoded together in the Osmia lignaria lignaria isolate PbOS001 chromosome 13, iyOsmLign1, whole genome shotgun sequence genome:
- the LOC143306017 gene encoding uncharacterized protein LOC143306017 isoform X1 produces the protein MPEYGGEHGLRLPKMAPGLRSALSSPPRFAAWRSAPVFSRMSVINDEIPLFEFYRYLLSKTVAHSQRRMVQRKGDCRRRRMMGMYQGRRESSKAEESDGFRGEELKIEDQRRKEKWLVCCSGEEYALNGGSRRQKEDKCWNMEENSVEEERGGKKRKEEERGEAP, from the exons atgccgGAATATGGAGGAGAACACGGTCTTCGACTGCCTAAAATGGCCCCCGGTTTGCGCTCCGCTTTGAGCTCGCCGCCACGGTTTGCAGCTTGGCGGAGCGCTCCGGTTTTTTCGCGGATGTCGGTTATTAATGATGAGATTCCTTTATTCGAGTTCTATCGGTATTTGTTGTCGAAGACCGTGGCACATTCGCAACGTCGCATGGTGCAGAGGAAAGGAGACTGTCGCAGAAGAAGGATGATGGGGATGTACCAGGGAAGAAGAGAAAGCAGCAAAGCAGAAGAAAGCGATGGGTTCAGAGGAGAAGAGCTGAAGATAGAAGACCAACGGAGAAAAGAGAAGTGGTTAGTATGCTGCAGTGGAGAAGAGTACGCTCTGAACGGGGGAAGCAGGAGACAGAAAGAAGACAAATGCTGGAATATGGAGGAGAACTCGGTGGAAGAGGAAAGAGgtggaaaaaagaggaaaga AGAGGAAAGAGGGGAAGCTCCATAG
- the LOC143306017 gene encoding uncharacterized protein LOC143306017 isoform X2, which produces MLQWRRVRSEGVKQETEKKKNARIWWRTRWKRKEAEKRRKERKEGKLHRVSEGSGDITEEKWKLQNGRSKKKKEEAKLHRRRESGGIRGKELTIEDQRRREKWLGCCSGEEYALKE; this is translated from the exons ATGCTGCAGTGGAGAAGAGTACGCTCTGAAGGAGTGAAGCAGGAgacggaaaagaagaaaaatgctaGAATATGGTGGAGAACACGGTGGAAGAGGAAAGAGGCGGAAAAAAGACGAAAGGAGAGGAAAGAGGGGAAGCTCCATAG GGTCAGCGAAGGAAGCGGGGATATTACAGAAGAGAAGTGGAAGCTACAGAACGGaagaagcaagaagaagaaagaagaggcgaaGCTCCATAGGAGAAGAGAAAGCGGCGGCATCAGAGGAAAAGAGCTGACGATAGAAGACCAACGGAGAAGAGAGAAGTGGTTAGGATGCTGCAGTGGAGAAGAGTACGCTCTGAAGGAGTGA
- the LOC117602291 gene encoding uncharacterized protein LOC117602291 isoform X2 translates to MLPQVQTFHRTYKPTRKRNVIGLLPWPYLLTSKSHTPETRVKQTKLRRRMTQCATNRRTRSRSDVSDWSKSEDANMDDQSQPLIEVSKCFETLTLITRAERTKLRREMLHCATSRRTHPHSDVSDWSK, encoded by the exons ATGCTACCCCAGGTGCAGACTTTTCACCGGACCTATAAGCCTACCCGAAAGAGAAATGTGATTGGTCTGCTTCCctggccctacctacttacatctaaatcacacacaccagaa acgcgTGTTAAgcaaacgaagcttcgaagacgaATGACGCAATGCGCcacaaatcgacgcactcgctcacgcagcgacgtgtctgattggtcgaaatcaGAGGATGCCAACAtggacgaccaatcacagccgttgatagaagtttcaaagtgcttcgaaactttaacactaatc acacgtgcagaacgaacgaagcttcgaagagaaaTGCTGCACTGCGCCACAAGTCGACGCACTCATCCACACAGCGACgtatctgattggtcgaaatga
- the slf gene encoding C-type lectin domain-containing protein slf isoform X1 has translation MILVPLAVVLFTAFVNAQPAINEIRPQSNRPGRFLSLPIPQKCANRPKEFNYRGHHYFYSGHVPAHANQRVDWLDARNICREYCMDLISLETQDENNLIFRLIQQNDVPYIWTSGRLCDFKGCENRRDLEPKALYGWFWSANRKKMAPTHQNPEGWSFNPWSQTGHKKARQPDNAEFDINGTNESCMSVLNNVYKDGISWHDVACYHQKPFVCEDSEELLNYVASTNPGLRL, from the exons atGATTTTGGTGCCTCTGGCCGTGGTATTGTTCACGGCATTCGTAAACGCTCAGCCAGCAATAAATGAAATTCGGCCGCAATCTAATCGACCAGGAAGATTCCTTTCTCTTCCTATACCGCAGAAATGTGCAAATC GACCAAAGGAATTCAACTATAGAGGTCACCATTATTTCTACAGTGGACATGTTCCAGCCCATGCTAATCAAAGGGTGGATTGGTTAGATGCAAGAAACATTTGCAGAGAATACTGTATGGATCTTATATCACTGGAGACTCAGGATGAGAACAACTTAATTTTCAGACTTATTCAACAAA ATGATGTTCCGTACATTTGGACATCCGGCCGGCTGTGCGATTTCAAAGGTTGTGAAAATCGCCGTGACCTCGAGCCCAAAGCTCTCTATGGATGGTTCTGGTCCGCGAACAGGAAGAAGATGGCGCCAACTCACCAGAATCCCGAAGGTTGGAGCTTCAATCCATGGTCGCAAACCGGTCACAAGAAAGCCAGACAACCGGACAATGCTGAGTTCGACATAAATGGCACCAACGAATCTTGCATGTCTGTCCTTAATAACGTGTACAAAGATGGAATTAGCTGGCACGATGTAGCCTGCTATCATCAGAAACCATTCGTCTGCGAGGATTCTGAAGAACTTTTGAATTATGTTGCCAGCACCAATCCTGGCTTACGTCTCTAA
- the slf gene encoding C-type lectin domain-containing protein slf isoform X2 — translation MCTIQTTKPSSFRLVFPLISSNHQIIHGPKEFNYRGHHYFYSGHVPAHANQRVDWLDARNICREYCMDLISLETQDENNLIFRLIQQNDVPYIWTSGRLCDFKGCENRRDLEPKALYGWFWSANRKKMAPTHQNPEGWSFNPWSQTGHKKARQPDNAEFDINGTNESCMSVLNNVYKDGISWHDVACYHQKPFVCEDSEELLNYVASTNPGLRL, via the exons ATGTGTACGATACAGACGACTAAACCTAGTTCTTTTCGCCTAGTTTTTCCCCTTATTTCATCAAATCATCAAATCATCCATG GACCAAAGGAATTCAACTATAGAGGTCACCATTATTTCTACAGTGGACATGTTCCAGCCCATGCTAATCAAAGGGTGGATTGGTTAGATGCAAGAAACATTTGCAGAGAATACTGTATGGATCTTATATCACTGGAGACTCAGGATGAGAACAACTTAATTTTCAGACTTATTCAACAAA ATGATGTTCCGTACATTTGGACATCCGGCCGGCTGTGCGATTTCAAAGGTTGTGAAAATCGCCGTGACCTCGAGCCCAAAGCTCTCTATGGATGGTTCTGGTCCGCGAACAGGAAGAAGATGGCGCCAACTCACCAGAATCCCGAAGGTTGGAGCTTCAATCCATGGTCGCAAACCGGTCACAAGAAAGCCAGACAACCGGACAATGCTGAGTTCGACATAAATGGCACCAACGAATCTTGCATGTCTGTCCTTAATAACGTGTACAAAGATGGAATTAGCTGGCACGATGTAGCCTGCTATCATCAGAAACCATTCGTCTGCGAGGATTCTGAAGAACTTTTGAATTATGTTGCCAGCACCAATCCTGGCTTACGTCTCTAA
- the LOC117602291 gene encoding uncharacterized protein LOC117602291 isoform X1 yields the protein MLPQVQTFHRTYKPTRKRNVIGLLPWPYLLTSKSHTPETRVKQTKLRRRMTQCATNRRTRSRSDVSDWSKSEDANMDDQSQPLIEVSKCFETLTLIVRERHVQNERSFEEKCCTAPQVDALIHTATYLIGRNERMPTWTTNHSHW from the exons ATGCTACCCCAGGTGCAGACTTTTCACCGGACCTATAAGCCTACCCGAAAGAGAAATGTGATTGGTCTGCTTCCctggccctacctacttacatctaaatcacacacaccagaa acgcgTGTTAAgcaaacgaagcttcgaagacgaATGACGCAATGCGCcacaaatcgacgcactcgctcacgcagcgacgtgtctgattggtcgaaatcaGAGGATGCCAACAtggacgaccaatcacagccgttgatagaagtttcaaagtgcttcgaaactttaacactaatcgtaagggaaag acacgtgcagaacgaacgaagcttcgaagagaaaTGCTGCACTGCGCCACAAGTCGACGCACTCATCCACACAGCGACgtatctgattggtcgaaatgagaggatGCCAACAtggacgaccaatcacagccattggtag